A genomic region of Staphylococcus roterodami contains the following coding sequences:
- a CDS encoding DUF1963 domain-containing protein, which yields MLNIQDVSHLSKKEQKAYNRFVESVENGNLPVLPCIEMNLKEMKEETLNQSKVGGIPFLKSFKDIPLDENKVPMILLAQINLSQLPEQQEIFPVKEGILQFWISSEDPMYGMSENLKENNINSRLVYIKEPITDLSFEEIQSHMKSRDSNNGNIPFSGAFSIEFKLTKQTITCADYKYDEDVLALWNKVNPSFKLKSMFGDYDELMEPVCNTFTAKEPYNQIGGYPYFDQRDPRTNDQELKMYDRVLLQIDSTRDGSSSIMWGDLGIANILVKSSDLEAMKFDDYMYSWYCS from the coding sequence ATGCTAAACATTCAAGACGTTAGTCATCTTTCTAAAAAGGAGCAAAAAGCATATAACCGTTTCGTAGAATCCGTAGAAAACGGTAATTTACCAGTATTACCATGTATTGAAATGAATCTAAAAGAGATGAAAGAAGAAACATTGAATCAGAGTAAAGTTGGTGGAATACCATTTTTAAAATCTTTTAAAGATATACCTTTAGATGAAAATAAAGTACCGATGATATTGTTAGCGCAAATTAATTTGAGTCAACTTCCAGAGCAACAAGAAATATTTCCTGTAAAAGAAGGAATATTGCAGTTTTGGATTAGTTCAGAAGATCCAATGTATGGTATGTCGGAAAATTTAAAAGAAAACAACATCAACTCGAGACTTGTTTATATAAAAGAGCCAATCACCGATTTATCATTTGAAGAAATTCAATCACATATGAAGTCAAGAGATTCAAACAATGGGAATATACCGTTTAGTGGGGCATTTTCTATTGAATTTAAGCTGACGAAACAAACAATCACATGTGCTGATTATAAGTACGATGAAGACGTCCTTGCATTATGGAATAAAGTCAATCCATCCTTTAAATTAAAATCAATGTTTGGCGACTATGATGAATTAATGGAACCTGTGTGTAACACATTTACTGCTAAAGAACCATATAATCAAATTGGTGGTTATCCTTATTTTGATCAAAGAGATCCAAGAACGAATGATCAAGAACTGAAAATGTATGACAGAGTGTTATTACAAATTGATTCCACGAGAGATGGAAGTTCTTCAATTATGTGGGGCGACCTTGGTATTGCTAATATCTTAGTTAAGTCTTCTGACCTTGAGGCTATGAAGTTTGATGATTACATGTATTCTTGGTATTGCAGTTAA